Proteins encoded by one window of uncultured Draconibacterium sp.:
- a CDS encoding alginate lyase family protein, which yields MMKNIHIYISLLLFVVLFSCKKTETTNDETKGFPRLIMQKADVPGIIDGLQKYPLLQSSYENAKEIADKGIEAGIVVPFPKDPGGGYTHEKHKRNYIEMYNAGLVYQLSGDEKYAVFVRDMLNEYAKLYPTLGIHPMKKNQSPGKLFWQGLNESVWLVYSIQAYDCIHEFLSVDERENIEENLFKKVVEFFTVEDKYSFDRVHNHGTWAVAGVGMTGMVLDDSLMVQKALYSTKLDGSGGFLKQIDELFSPDGYYAEGPYYQRYALLPFIVFAQALENNLPKLKIFEYKNGVLPKAVTTVLQLTNSDGRFYPINDAIKEKSWLTPELVFGTDIVYKLTENPTLLDVAQHHGKVMLSAQGLDVAKAIAEGKTQKFERKPMIIRDGANGDKGGLSLLRLGESENQTSVLFKFSSQGMGHGHFDRLGINLYDKGQEIIPDYGAARFLNVAAKEGGRYLPENKTWANQTIAHNTLVINERSNFNGKLERAEESSPELVFADLDNPVVQIVSATDENCYEGASLNRVLALLEVEGRTYLIDLFNIKNQESSQLDLPVYFNGQIIDANFGYSRLNQYEILGQDHGYQHLIVDAIAENLPHTASISWMKETGFYTVSTLAESKTEFFVTRLGANDPNYNLRNQMGMLFRFPNSKDKKLLTVYEMHGNYNPASEAVLNSEGSVKELQLIEGDDEKVALILHLKNDKKIQLLLDLNFANESKNTIQVEGNTIDWEGNYKVITN from the coding sequence ATGATGAAAAACATTCATATTTACATATCGCTTTTACTTTTTGTCGTTCTTTTTTCGTGTAAGAAAACGGAAACTACAAATGATGAAACGAAAGGTTTTCCAAGGCTCATTATGCAAAAAGCAGATGTTCCGGGTATTATTGATGGTCTGCAAAAATATCCCTTGTTACAATCATCATATGAGAATGCAAAAGAAATTGCTGATAAAGGAATAGAAGCTGGAATTGTAGTGCCATTCCCAAAAGATCCGGGCGGGGGGTATACCCACGAAAAACACAAACGAAATTATATTGAAATGTATAATGCCGGACTGGTATATCAGCTTAGTGGCGATGAAAAATATGCTGTATTCGTGCGCGATATGCTGAACGAATATGCAAAACTTTATCCAACACTGGGCATTCACCCGATGAAGAAAAACCAGTCTCCTGGGAAATTGTTTTGGCAGGGATTAAACGAGTCGGTTTGGCTGGTTTATTCCATTCAGGCTTACGATTGTATTCATGAGTTTTTATCGGTAGATGAACGGGAAAATATTGAAGAAAATCTGTTCAAAAAAGTTGTTGAGTTCTTTACCGTGGAAGACAAATATTCGTTTGATCGCGTGCACAATCACGGAACCTGGGCAGTTGCCGGAGTTGGTATGACAGGAATGGTATTGGACGATTCCTTAATGGTACAAAAAGCATTGTACAGTACAAAACTGGATGGTTCGGGTGGTTTCTTAAAACAAATTGATGAGCTGTTTTCGCCCGATGGCTACTATGCCGAAGGCCCGTATTATCAGCGTTATGCCTTGTTACCATTTATTGTATTCGCACAGGCGCTGGAAAACAATCTTCCTAAGTTAAAAATATTCGAATATAAAAACGGTGTACTGCCAAAAGCGGTTACTACTGTTCTGCAATTAACAAATTCCGATGGACGATTTTACCCGATAAACGATGCGATTAAAGAAAAATCGTGGCTTACCCCGGAGTTAGTATTCGGAACCGATATCGTTTATAAACTCACAGAAAATCCAACACTGCTCGACGTGGCACAACACCATGGTAAAGTAATGTTAAGTGCACAGGGATTGGATGTAGCCAAAGCTATTGCCGAAGGTAAAACGCAAAAATTTGAGCGCAAGCCAATGATAATACGTGATGGAGCCAATGGCGACAAAGGTGGTTTATCTTTACTCCGTTTAGGCGAAAGTGAGAATCAGACATCAGTATTGTTTAAATTTTCTTCGCAGGGAATGGGACACGGACATTTCGATCGTCTTGGAATAAACCTGTACGACAAAGGTCAGGAAATAATACCTGATTATGGTGCAGCTCGTTTTCTGAATGTTGCAGCAAAAGAAGGTGGACGTTATCTGCCTGAAAATAAGACCTGGGCAAATCAGACGATAGCACATAATACATTGGTTATTAATGAGCGATCAAACTTTAATGGAAAGTTAGAAAGAGCAGAGGAAAGCAGTCCTGAATTGGTTTTTGCCGACCTTGATAATCCGGTAGTGCAAATTGTATCGGCTACCGACGAAAATTGTTACGAAGGCGCTTCTTTAAACCGTGTTCTGGCCTTGCTTGAAGTAGAAGGCAGAACGTACTTAATTGATTTATTCAACATTAAAAACCAAGAAAGCAGCCAGCTCGATCTTCCGGTGTATTTCAACGGACAGATCATTGATGCTAATTTCGGGTATTCAAGATTAAATCAATATGAGATTCTGGGTCAAGATCATGGTTATCAGCATTTAATTGTGGATGCAATTGCTGAAAATCTACCTCATACAGCCAGTATTTCGTGGATGAAAGAAACCGGATTTTATACCGTTTCAACTTTGGCCGAATCAAAAACTGAATTTTTTGTAACACGTCTTGGTGCTAATGATCCGAATTATAACCTCCGTAACCAAATGGGAATGTTGTTTAGGTTCCCGAATTCGAAAGACAAAAAACTGCTTACCGTTTACGAAATGCACGGGAATTACAATCCGGCCAGTGAAGCCGTGCTGAATTCTGAAGGATCTGTAAAAGAACTTCAGTTGATAGAAGGCGACGACGAAAAAGTGGCCTTGATTTTACACTTGAAGAATGACAAAAAAATACAACTTCTGCTTGATCTGAATTTTGCAAACGAGAGCAAAAACACCATTCAGGTAGAAGGCAATACGATAGATTGGGAAGGAAATTATAAAGTAATAACAAATTAA
- a CDS encoding cupin domain-containing protein, with translation MASEKFIKNSENWEDLGGGVSRQFQGWDNQIMMVKVKFEKGAEGAPHQHFHTQATYCAAGKFEFVIDGEKSIIEAGEGVYIAPNLLHSAVCLEAGILIDVFSPVREDFLDGSGVSYFGDKK, from the coding sequence ATGGCAAGCGAAAAATTTATTAAAAACAGTGAGAATTGGGAAGATCTTGGTGGTGGCGTTTCTCGTCAGTTTCAAGGCTGGGATAACCAGATTATGATGGTGAAAGTAAAGTTTGAAAAGGGTGCAGAAGGTGCTCCACATCAACACTTTCATACACAAGCAACCTATTGTGCTGCAGGTAAATTCGAATTCGTTATTGATGGCGAAAAAAGTATTATTGAAGCCGGAGAGGGAGTTTACATTGCTCCAAACTTATTACACAGTGCAGTGTGTTTAGAAGCCGGTATTTTAATCGATGTATTTAGTCCGGTACGCGAAGATTTCCTTGATGGAAGTGGTGTTTCGTATTTCGGAGATAAAAAGTAA
- a CDS encoding MFS transporter has translation MKIKGFRWWIIGLIFLATVINYIDRSALSIMWGGADISGSIAQSLGLTKNDYALISNVFMVAYALGQLFSGKIFDKVGTRIGYVLSIGIWGLSSFMHSMARGVLSLSILRTTLGISEAGNWPGAVKSNAEWFPIKERAIAQGLFNAGASIGSVIAPLIIGFLFVAYGWRATFMVVGSFGLIWIIPWLIINKTSLKKHPWVTEHERQYILAGQSKADQKADDTTKGLSLRQILSHKESWSIVVGRFFLEPIWWLFVTWMPIYLFDTYGFNVKEVALFLWVPYVGAAVGSIAGGYVSGMIIAKTGSINKGRKTTIVIGGAIMLAGLIATILFGDTALKFVLIVCAVLFGFQFAIGNVQTLPSDFFSGKSVGSLAGLGGMIGVFSVIVMNFVVPVVAQISYTPIFIAIAAFVPLGVGAIYLFARNIKSVEEK, from the coding sequence ATGAAGATAAAAGGATTCAGATGGTGGATAATTGGCTTAATCTTTTTAGCCACCGTTATTAATTATATCGACAGAAGTGCCCTGAGTATCATGTGGGGTGGAGCCGATATTAGTGGCTCAATAGCACAATCATTGGGCCTAACCAAAAACGATTATGCGTTAATTTCTAACGTATTTATGGTTGCATACGCTTTGGGACAATTGTTCTCGGGCAAAATATTCGATAAAGTAGGTACACGTATCGGATATGTATTAAGTATTGGTATTTGGGGACTTTCTTCATTTATGCATTCAATGGCACGCGGAGTTTTGTCTTTAAGTATCCTTAGAACTACATTGGGTATTTCTGAAGCCGGTAACTGGCCCGGAGCTGTAAAAAGTAACGCCGAATGGTTTCCGATAAAAGAGAGAGCTATTGCACAGGGGCTTTTTAATGCCGGAGCATCAATCGGTTCTGTTATTGCACCTTTGATTATTGGATTCTTGTTTGTTGCATACGGTTGGAGAGCCACTTTCATGGTGGTAGGATCGTTTGGATTAATCTGGATTATTCCATGGCTGATCATCAACAAAACAAGTTTAAAGAAACACCCTTGGGTAACAGAACATGAAAGACAATACATTCTTGCAGGGCAGAGTAAAGCTGATCAAAAAGCTGATGATACAACAAAAGGATTGAGTTTAAGACAAATTCTTTCACACAAAGAATCATGGTCGATAGTTGTAGGACGTTTTTTCCTTGAGCCTATCTGGTGGTTGTTTGTAACCTGGATGCCGATATATCTTTTCGATACCTATGGTTTTAATGTAAAAGAAGTCGCTTTATTCTTGTGGGTTCCATACGTTGGAGCTGCTGTAGGAAGTATAGCCGGTGGTTATGTGTCAGGTATGATTATCGCAAAAACCGGCTCAATCAATAAGGGTCGAAAAACAACAATTGTAATTGGTGGCGCTATAATGCTTGCAGGATTGATTGCAACAATATTGTTTGGCGATACGGCATTAAAATTCGTACTCATTGTATGTGCAGTATTGTTCGGATTCCAATTCGCTATAGGCAATGTTCAGACTTTACCAAGTGACTTTTTCAGTGGCAAATCAGTTGGGTCGTTAGCAGGACTGGGAGGAATGATTGGAGTATTCTCCGTAATCGTAATGAACTTCGTGGTTCCGGTTGTAGCCCAAATATCTTATACCCCAATATTTATTGCTATTGCAGCATTTGTGCCGCTGGGGGTTGGAGCCATTTACTTGTTCGCCAGAAATATAAAGTCGGTAGAAGAAAAATAA
- a CDS encoding SDR family NAD(P)-dependent oxidoreductase, which translates to MSSKGKVAVITGATGGIGFEVAKRLGKDGYTVVLNGIEHDAGAKKVEELTSEGITAEYYGFDMTDSAAVTENITKIGEKYGKIDALINNTGGIGVRARFEEMTDEQYKFVMALNLDSVFYASRAAIPFLKKGENASIINYTSNAAWNGAGPGAGIYSASKGGVQSITRALAKDLAEYGIRVNAVSPGTIDTPFHAQIKSTKPEVFASWKNSVLLGRLGEPEEVSGVISFLLSDDASFITAETIQIGGGQALGI; encoded by the coding sequence ATGAGTTCAAAAGGAAAAGTAGCAGTTATTACCGGTGCAACTGGAGGTATTGGTTTCGAAGTTGCAAAACGACTCGGTAAAGACGGATATACTGTTGTGTTAAACGGTATTGAACATGACGCCGGAGCAAAAAAAGTAGAAGAGCTTACTTCAGAGGGAATTACAGCTGAGTACTATGGTTTTGACATGACAGACTCAGCAGCGGTAACGGAAAACATTACAAAAATTGGTGAAAAGTATGGAAAAATCGATGCTCTGATTAACAATACCGGAGGTATTGGTGTAAGAGCTCGTTTTGAAGAAATGACTGATGAGCAATACAAGTTTGTTATGGCTCTTAATTTGGATTCGGTCTTTTATGCTTCAAGAGCAGCTATCCCTTTCCTTAAAAAGGGTGAAAATGCATCTATCATTAACTATACCTCGAATGCAGCCTGGAATGGTGCAGGACCAGGTGCCGGGATTTATTCAGCTTCAAAAGGTGGCGTACAATCAATCACACGTGCCTTGGCTAAAGATTTAGCAGAATATGGAATTAGAGTAAATGCAGTATCGCCGGGTACTATAGATACGCCTTTCCACGCGCAAATTAAATCCACTAAACCAGAGGTTTTTGCTTCCTGGAAAAACAGCGTTTTATTAGGCCGGTTAGGTGAGCCGGAAGAAGTGTCTGGTGTTATTTCTTTCTTATTAAGCGACGATGCATCATTCATTACGGCTGAAACCATCCAGATTGGTGGTGGACAGGCTTTGGGAATATAA
- a CDS encoding sulfite exporter TauE/SafE family protein, protein MNELSFIQLAILSAAGVLAGFINVVAGGGSLITLPLMIFLGLPPVVANGTNRIGIIAQNIVAVTNFSRKGVSVYPYSLYAGGIAVLGSIIGSMLALEMDDQLFNRILSIVMVVTGTAILLNNKKTTSSSAVPLVKNQTVSLFLFFFIGIYGGFIHVGIGFLMILILSRINMLTLKYANSIKVFVALLFSISSIIVFILNGAINWKVGFALAIGTSVGGYLGSHFTMKKSEKWIKLILILAIAVMAVKLWFIK, encoded by the coding sequence ATGAATGAATTAAGTTTTATACAGTTAGCGATATTAAGTGCCGCAGGTGTATTGGCCGGTTTTATTAATGTTGTTGCGGGAGGAGGATCATTAATTACACTTCCTTTAATGATATTTTTAGGACTACCGCCGGTTGTTGCAAATGGTACAAATCGAATTGGAATTATAGCACAAAATATTGTTGCCGTAACTAATTTTTCGCGAAAAGGAGTTTCTGTTTATCCCTATAGTTTGTATGCCGGAGGTATTGCAGTTCTTGGTTCAATAATCGGCTCTATGCTGGCACTTGAAATGGATGACCAACTTTTCAACCGGATTTTATCCATTGTAATGGTGGTTACCGGAACAGCTATTTTGCTTAACAACAAAAAGACAACATCAAGCAGCGCTGTACCGCTAGTTAAGAATCAAACTGTTAGCTTGTTCTTATTTTTCTTTATCGGTATTTATGGTGGTTTTATACATGTTGGAATTGGCTTTCTAATGATTCTGATATTATCACGCATAAATATGTTGACATTGAAGTATGCCAATAGTATTAAAGTCTTTGTTGCGCTTTTATTCAGTATCTCATCAATCATCGTGTTTATTCTGAATGGAGCTATAAACTGGAAAGTAGGTTTTGCTTTGGCTATTGGAACATCAGTGGGAGGTTACCTGGGAAGTCATTTCACGATGAAGAAAAGCGAAAAATGGATAAAACTTATCCTCATTCTTGCCATCGCAGTAATGGCAGTTAAATTATGGTTTATTAAATAA
- a CDS encoding sugar kinase, whose protein sequence is MAKLQIKSKSECTYDCISLGEVMLRLDPGEGRIRTTRQFKAWEGGGEYNVSRGLRRCFGKKTAIVTALADNEVGALIEDFMLQGGLDTQFVKWIDYDGCGRTVRNGLNFTERGFGIRGAKGVSDRGNTAASQLKPGDIDWEYLFGTLGVRWMHTGGIFAALSETAAETVIEAVKIAKEYGTIVSYDLNYRPSLWKAIGGEAKAQEVNREIAKYVDVMIGNEEDFTACLGLEVEGNDENLKELDLSGYKSMIENAIKEFPNFKVIATTLRTVKTATVNSWGAICYSNGVIHEAVHREDLEIMDRVGGGDSFASGLIYGFLEFNDGAEAVEYGAAHGALAMTTPGDTTMATLSEVEKIIGGGSARVDR, encoded by the coding sequence ATGGCAAAATTGCAAATCAAATCAAAATCAGAATGTACTTATGATTGCATTTCACTTGGAGAAGTTATGCTTAGGCTTGATCCGGGCGAAGGTCGTATAAGAACTACCCGTCAGTTCAAAGCCTGGGAAGGAGGAGGAGAATACAACGTTTCCCGCGGACTGCGAAGGTGCTTTGGAAAGAAAACAGCTATTGTAACAGCACTGGCCGACAATGAAGTAGGTGCTTTGATTGAGGACTTTATGCTTCAGGGAGGCTTGGATACTCAATTCGTAAAATGGATTGACTATGATGGTTGTGGCCGAACAGTTCGCAACGGGTTGAATTTCACTGAAAGAGGTTTTGGGATTCGCGGCGCAAAAGGTGTTTCCGATCGGGGTAATACTGCGGCGTCTCAATTAAAACCCGGTGATATTGACTGGGAATATCTATTCGGAACACTTGGTGTACGTTGGATGCACACCGGCGGAATTTTCGCAGCACTCTCAGAAACAGCAGCCGAAACGGTTATTGAGGCAGTTAAAATTGCTAAAGAATACGGAACAATTGTTTCCTACGACTTAAACTATCGCCCTTCGCTTTGGAAAGCTATTGGTGGCGAAGCGAAAGCACAGGAGGTAAACCGTGAAATTGCCAAATATGTAGATGTAATGATCGGTAATGAAGAAGATTTTACAGCTTGTTTGGGATTAGAGGTAGAAGGTAACGATGAAAATCTTAAAGAATTGGATTTATCCGGCTACAAAAGCATGATTGAAAATGCGATTAAAGAATTTCCAAATTTTAAAGTTATTGCTACAACCTTGCGCACAGTAAAAACAGCTACTGTAAATTCATGGGGGGCAATCTGCTATTCAAATGGTGTGATACATGAAGCGGTACACCGCGAAGATCTTGAAATAATGGATCGTGTTGGAGGAGGAGATAGTTTTGCATCAGGATTGATTTATGGTTTCCTTGAATTTAACGATGGTGCAGAAGCTGTAGAATATGGAGCTGCACATGGAGCTTTAGCCATGACAACACCCGGCGATACAACGATGGCGACTTTATCAGAAGTTGAAAAAATTATTGGCGGTGGTAGTGCGCGCGTTGATCGGTAA
- a CDS encoding SDR family NAD(P)-dependent oxidoreductase has product MMNKLKGKNALVTGTSQGIGAAISKLLIEEGCNVCMHYFSSNEEPLRLKKIAEDKGQKAICLQADLTNEQETKKCVSDAVEAMGTFDILINNSGSLVKRSFVGDIEMDYWQKLIDINLTTMMLVTREVIPHLNQSEGASIVNVSSLAGRVGGHAGSLVYSMCKGAVLTWSRSLAKELAAQNIRVNSVAPGFIQGTSFHATHTTKESAIKTIESIPLQRAGNPDDVARAVVFLASEYDGFITGETLDINGGVYSA; this is encoded by the coding sequence ATGATGAATAAACTAAAAGGTAAAAATGCTTTGGTTACCGGTACCTCTCAGGGAATTGGAGCAGCTATCTCAAAACTTTTGATTGAAGAGGGATGCAATGTTTGCATGCACTATTTTAGTTCGAATGAGGAACCATTGCGACTAAAAAAGATTGCTGAAGACAAAGGTCAGAAAGCAATTTGTTTACAGGCTGATTTAACCAATGAACAGGAAACGAAGAAGTGCGTAAGCGATGCCGTTGAGGCAATGGGTACTTTTGATATTCTCATTAACAATTCTGGTTCGCTTGTAAAACGAAGCTTTGTTGGCGACATTGAAATGGATTACTGGCAAAAGCTAATTGATATAAACCTGACTACCATGATGCTGGTAACCCGCGAAGTTATTCCGCATTTAAATCAATCCGAAGGGGCGAGTATTGTAAATGTTTCTTCTTTAGCAGGGCGTGTTGGAGGCCATGCCGGATCGTTGGTTTATTCAATGTGTAAAGGAGCTGTTTTAACCTGGAGCCGGTCGCTGGCCAAAGAACTGGCAGCGCAAAATATCAGGGTAAATTCAGTGGCTCCCGGATTTATCCAGGGAACAAGTTTCCATGCAACTCATACCACAAAAGAATCTGCAATTAAAACTATCGAATCCATTCCATTGCAGCGAGCAGGAAATCCTGATGATGTAGCTCGTGCAGTTGTTTTTCTGGCGTCGGAATACGATGGATTTATTACCGGAGAAACACTTGATATTAATGGGGGAGTTTATTCGGCCTAA
- a CDS encoding bifunctional 4-hydroxy-2-oxoglutarate aldolase/2-dehydro-3-deoxy-phosphogluconate aldolase — protein sequence MARFSRIEVALKMKETGMVPVFYHQDIEVCKAVVKACYDGGARVFEFTNRGDFATLLFAELNKWTIENCPEMIMGVGSIVDEATAAMYIALGTNFVVAPLIDEATAKVCNKRKIAWSPGCGSVTEIGRAHELGAEVVKIFPGSQVGGPSFVKAVKGPMPWASIMPTGGVSPTEDNLKGWFEAGVTCVGMGSQLFPKEILAEKNYQYITDKCTEALTIINQLK from the coding sequence ATGGCAAGATTTTCAAGAATAGAAGTAGCACTAAAGATGAAAGAAACCGGCATGGTTCCGGTGTTTTATCATCAGGATATAGAAGTATGTAAAGCAGTTGTAAAAGCCTGTTACGATGGTGGAGCCCGTGTATTTGAGTTCACCAACCGAGGCGATTTTGCTACATTACTTTTTGCAGAATTAAATAAATGGACCATCGAAAACTGTCCTGAAATGATAATGGGGGTTGGTTCAATTGTTGACGAAGCAACTGCAGCCATGTACATTGCTTTGGGGACCAACTTTGTTGTGGCTCCTTTAATCGACGAGGCAACAGCAAAGGTTTGTAACAAACGCAAAATAGCCTGGAGTCCGGGATGTGGTTCGGTAACTGAAATTGGCCGTGCACACGAATTGGGAGCCGAAGTCGTTAAAATCTTCCCCGGATCGCAGGTAGGTGGACCAAGTTTTGTAAAAGCTGTAAAAGGACCAATGCCTTGGGCCAGTATTATGCCAACCGGTGGTGTTTCTCCAACTGAAGATAATTTAAAAGGATGGTTCGAAGCCGGTGTAACTTGTGTGGGAATGGGATCTCAACTTTTCCCAAAAGAGATTTTAGCAGAAAAGAACTACCAATACATTACTGATAAATGTACTGAGGCATTGACTATTATCAATCAATTAAAATAG
- a CDS encoding polysaccharide lyase family 7 protein yields the protein MNTKKTLPIFHAVFLIGFLLILNSCSNTAKETKKKEAQKTNYASEVIPFFQHWNLVLGDGSNAGPAIDYEHEDFFYTTNDDQGNWVVFKSPNAGDTHGTSNNTRTELAQLKKWYPVSADDKLTATLKVMNVSATGDARVAASYAVVVGQIHSADGHENEPLKIFYKKFPGHTKGSVFWNYEINTLGEDNSGRWDYSTAVWGYDLSVVGSEENTYPEEPGDGIALGEEFSYEIKVKDGIMYLTFTSKGHETKTFTKNIIESEYTTTADIPLQTQNLFVPIGQDGVERENAYTGEGCFFKLGCYNQTNGLSPEINKHWCSGAKTFDGDIQKQYETGNYAEVWFKTASITISDEAVSNQGYFTKND from the coding sequence ATGAACACCAAAAAAACGCTACCTATATTTCACGCTGTTTTTCTGATCGGTTTTTTATTGATTCTAAATAGCTGTTCCAATACAGCTAAAGAAACCAAGAAGAAGGAGGCTCAAAAAACGAATTATGCCAGTGAAGTTATTCCATTCTTCCAACATTGGAATTTGGTTTTAGGTGATGGCTCTAATGCTGGTCCAGCCATAGATTATGAGCATGAAGATTTCTTTTATACAACTAATGATGATCAAGGAAATTGGGTTGTATTTAAATCACCTAATGCCGGAGATACACACGGAACTTCAAACAACACCCGAACAGAACTGGCTCAATTAAAAAAATGGTATCCGGTAAGCGCTGATGATAAGTTAACAGCTACACTTAAAGTAATGAATGTTTCAGCAACCGGCGATGCCCGGGTTGCAGCTTCGTATGCAGTAGTTGTGGGGCAAATTCACAGTGCCGATGGACATGAGAATGAACCGTTAAAAATATTTTACAAGAAATTTCCTGGTCATACCAAAGGTTCGGTTTTCTGGAATTATGAAATTAATACTTTAGGTGAAGATAATTCCGGAAGATGGGATTATTCAACCGCCGTTTGGGGCTATGATTTATCTGTTGTTGGTTCTGAAGAAAATACCTACCCGGAAGAACCTGGGGATGGAATTGCTTTAGGAGAAGAATTTAGTTACGAAATAAAGGTAAAGGATGGTATAATGTACCTGACTTTTACCAGTAAAGGGCATGAAACCAAAACGTTTACAAAAAACATAATCGAGTCGGAATATACAACAACGGCTGATATTCCTTTACAGACTCAAAATCTGTTTGTCCCAATTGGCCAGGACGGAGTAGAGCGTGAAAATGCCTATACTGGTGAAGGTTGTTTCTTTAAGTTGGGGTGTTACAATCAAACCAATGGCTTATCTCCCGAAATAAATAAACATTGGTGTTCCGGAGCTAAAACGTTTGATGGCGATATTCAGAAACAGTATGAAACCGGAAACTACGCCGAAGTTTGGTTTAAAACAGCAAGTATAACGATAAGTGATGAAGCTGTTTCTAATCAAGGATATTTCACAAAGAATGATTAG
- a CDS encoding sugar kinase, translating into MTKKVITFGEVMMRLSPPGNSKFSQATSFELVYGGGEANVAISCAYLGMKAAHVTRFPDNALGKAATQFLRQHWLSTEHVFYGGDKMGMYFLEKGAVHRPSEVIYEREGSAFSLIEPSMIDWEDVLKDADWFHWTGITPAISEGPAMCCLDAIKTAKKMGITVSGDINSRKNMWKYGKTMHEVMPELVQNCDIVITSSTEIHEMFGLGQPGGKFRVSAKALMETFPRIKKVVGKNRESVSASHQQIQGKMWNGKEYIKTEILDITHVIDRVGTGDAFASGLIYGLLHYDDVEALNFASAACALKHTVPGDVNMVSLENVLSLMDGDTSGALRR; encoded by the coding sequence ATGACTAAAAAAGTAATAACATTTGGTGAAGTAATGATGCGCCTTTCTCCACCGGGCAATTCAAAATTTTCGCAAGCCACTTCTTTCGAACTTGTATATGGAGGAGGTGAGGCGAATGTGGCAATTTCGTGTGCCTATCTTGGCATGAAAGCAGCCCACGTAACGCGTTTCCCCGATAATGCGCTGGGAAAAGCTGCTACACAATTTTTGCGTCAGCATTGGCTCAGCACGGAACATGTTTTTTATGGCGGTGATAAAATGGGCATGTATTTTCTGGAAAAAGGGGCAGTGCACCGGCCCAGCGAAGTGATTTACGAACGCGAAGGTTCGGCTTTCTCTTTAATTGAGCCGTCAATGATAGATTGGGAAGATGTCCTGAAAGATGCGGATTGGTTTCATTGGACTGGTATTACGCCCGCAATTTCAGAAGGTCCTGCAATGTGTTGCCTCGATGCAATTAAAACCGCGAAAAAGATGGGTATCACAGTTTCTGGCGATATTAATTCGCGTAAAAATATGTGGAAGTATGGTAAAACCATGCACGAAGTTATGCCCGAACTGGTGCAAAATTGTGATATAGTAATAACCAGCAGCACCGAAATTCATGAAATGTTCGGACTCGGTCAACCGGGAGGAAAATTTCGTGTTTCGGCTAAAGCTTTAATGGAAACTTTCCCGAGAATTAAAAAAGTGGTTGGGAAAAACAGGGAATCAGTAAGCGCTTCTCACCAGCAAATACAAGGTAAGATGTGGAACGGAAAAGAATATATTAAAACTGAAATATTGGACATCACCCACGTTATTGATCGCGTTGGTACCGGTGATGCCTTTGCATCTGGTCTGATTTACGGATTATTGCATTATGATGATGTAGAAGCTTTGAACTTTGCTTCAGCTGCTTGTGCACTAAAACATACTGTTCCCGGTGACGTAAATATGGTATCGCTGGAAAACGTACTTAGTTTAATGGATGGAGACACTTCCGGAGCACTTCGAAGATGA